A genomic stretch from Lysobacter ciconiae includes:
- a CDS encoding trimeric intracellular cation channel family protein, whose product MSTTSWHPVLPFSGDRELALNTIITTIDLIGTFAFAISGATVGVRNRLDIFGVLVLSFAAATAGGITRDLMIGATPPVALANWHYLAVSCLAGIITFYRYADIERLRNPVRLFDAAGLALFAVIGTLKALDHGLGPVGAVLLGMLSGIGGGIVRDVLVARTPVVFQSDLYAIAAMLGAIVVVIGVALELPAVLVMATSAAVCFGLRYMAIRYDWHLPVAPPS is encoded by the coding sequence ATGTCCACGACCTCATGGCATCCTGTGCTCCCGTTTTCCGGCGATCGCGAATTGGCCCTCAATACCATCATCACCACGATCGACCTGATCGGGACCTTCGCGTTTGCCATCAGTGGTGCCACCGTCGGCGTGCGCAACCGGTTGGACATCTTCGGTGTGCTGGTGCTTTCTTTCGCCGCCGCGACGGCCGGTGGCATCACGCGCGACCTGATGATCGGTGCGACCCCGCCCGTCGCGCTGGCCAACTGGCATTACCTGGCGGTCAGCTGCCTGGCCGGGATCATCACGTTCTACCGCTACGCCGACATCGAGCGATTGCGCAACCCGGTGCGACTGTTCGACGCGGCGGGTCTGGCCCTGTTTGCGGTCATCGGTACGCTGAAGGCGCTCGACCACGGCCTGGGGCCGGTGGGTGCCGTGCTGCTGGGAATGCTCAGCGGGATCGGAGGCGGCATTGTCCGCGACGTGCTGGTGGCGCGCACGCCGGTGGTGTTCCAGTCCGACCTGTATGCAATCGCGGCGATGCTGGGAGCGATCGTGGTGGTGATCGGGGTTGCGCTGGAGCTACCCGCGGTGCTGGTGATGGCCACCTCGGCGGCGGTGTGCTTCGGCTTGCGCTACATGGCGATCCGCTACGACTGGCATCTACCCGTCGCGCCGCCGTCGTGA
- a CDS encoding oxidoreductase-like domain-containing protein has protein sequence MSNPTTRSDLTLELLPLPQPAAVNDPPPVEPERPLPMDCCDSGCESCVHDVYADEVDHYRSLLAAWQARNPGRSAD, from the coding sequence GTGAGCAACCCGACGACCCGATCCGACCTGACGCTGGAGCTGCTGCCACTGCCGCAGCCCGCCGCAGTCAACGACCCGCCTCCCGTGGAGCCCGAACGCCCGCTGCCGATGGATTGCTGCGACAGCGGTTGCGAGAGTTGCGTCCACGATGTCTACGCCGACGAGGTAGACCACTACCGGTCGCTTCTGGCCGCCTGGCAGGCGCGCAATCCAGGTCGATCAGCGGACTGA
- a CDS encoding FKBP-type peptidyl-prolyl cis-trans isomerase — protein sequence MEIADRRVATVHYTLQLDDGTQVHSSYSAQPLVYLHGAGKLMPGLEKALAGKKAGDRLKAVVPPEEGYGPRHEQLVQTVPLSAFEVVDMVKPGAKFLTETAQGPVLATVLTVEGDRIKVDGNHELSGKTLHFDLRVVDVREATLGELTQGDVIED from the coding sequence ATGGAAATTGCCGACCGCCGCGTTGCAACGGTGCACTACACGCTCCAGCTCGACGACGGAACGCAGGTGCACTCGTCCTACTCCGCGCAACCGCTGGTGTACCTGCACGGCGCGGGAAAGTTGATGCCCGGCCTGGAGAAGGCGCTGGCCGGCAAGAAGGCCGGTGATCGACTCAAAGCGGTGGTGCCCCCTGAGGAAGGCTACGGTCCGCGTCACGAACAGCTGGTCCAGACGGTTCCGCTGTCGGCATTCGAGGTTGTGGACATGGTCAAGCCGGGCGCGAAGTTCCTGACGGAAACCGCGCAGGGCCCCGTGCTGGCAACGGTATTGACCGTGGAAGGTGACCGGATCAAGGTCGACGGGAACCACGAGCTGTCGGGCAAGACGCTGCACTTCGACCTGCGGGTGGTGGACGTCCGCGAAGCCACGCTGGGCGAGCTGACCCAGGGCGACGTCATCGAGGACTGA